The proteins below come from a single Desulfomonilaceae bacterium genomic window:
- a CDS encoding CBS domain-containing protein produces the protein MEIITTHLNADFDAFASMVAAKKLYPDALVVFPGSREKNLRDFFMESTLYILSIDRVKDLDFSKVKKLILVDTRQRSRIGKLAQLCDSGEVEIHIYDHHPDSEEDIKGKLEVIRRVGSTVTLFINLFRQKKIQVNAEEATVLALGIYEDTGSFTFSSTTPEDLQAAEWLLKRGANLNIVANMMTSDLTKNQIDILHQLIEGSEVFSFGNIEAIVATAHAEEYVGDLAILVHKFKEMENYDIVIAIVRMEDRVHLIARSGVPEVNVGEIAAEFGGGGHPSAASATIRDLSLYEVKDRVFNELRSRAHPKQKASEIMSRPVITVGPEQTIEEASALLSRYQISSLPVEKNQSVLGILHRSAVDKARHHGLENHPVSDFMNPGVVFVTSDESIDRALRITVDGRHRLVPVIDEGQMVGVISRSDLLEHLKLPRTSDSTSPDDYPGGREKRKSVRKLLDERTPQKVLDILKKAGQIAENFNYEVFLVGGAVRDLLLRIYNLDIDLVVEGDGILFAKALAETYQNCRVRCHEKFGTAVMLFEDGFKIDVATARHEYYESPGALPQVETSSIKRDLYRRDFTINTLAICLNPLEWGYLIDFFGGVRDIKERVIRVLHNLAFVEDPTRILRAIRFASRFNFNIGKHTLALIKGALKLEVFDRVEGKRLLNELLHILDERNPSPAIQQMSSMGVLDALCPGLIVNKKIADLVESVSGVLSWWKYLFLNERIEAWLVYFLAMTDSLDESNFQSFAARLSAPDPETKRLVKEKRELRWMLGLLERDKIVKPSEIFLALSKLSIESLLFMMAKASREPVRRAISEYIITLRHVKPVMTGKELKEMGYLPGPIFGSILNSLREARLDGFVKNLEEEKKFVTTFFPQKGQIIKKSLREN, from the coding sequence ATGGAAATAATCACAACTCACTTGAACGCTGATTTTGACGCTTTCGCTTCCATGGTGGCCGCAAAGAAACTTTATCCGGACGCTTTGGTGGTCTTTCCGGGATCACGGGAGAAAAACCTGCGCGATTTCTTCATGGAATCAACCTTGTACATACTATCAATAGACCGCGTCAAGGATTTAGATTTTTCGAAAGTCAAGAAACTGATACTTGTCGACACAAGACAAAGAAGTCGCATAGGCAAATTGGCCCAGCTTTGTGATTCCGGGGAGGTGGAAATTCACATTTACGACCATCACCCTGATTCCGAAGAAGACATCAAAGGGAAACTTGAGGTCATAAGACGGGTGGGGTCAACTGTCACATTGTTCATAAACTTGTTTCGTCAAAAGAAAATCCAGGTCAACGCAGAAGAAGCCACCGTCTTGGCATTAGGAATTTACGAAGACACGGGTTCCTTCACTTTTTCATCGACCACACCGGAAGATCTTCAGGCCGCTGAATGGCTTCTCAAGAGAGGAGCGAACCTGAACATTGTGGCCAATATGATGACCAGCGATTTGACAAAAAACCAAATCGACATTCTGCATCAGCTCATAGAAGGATCCGAGGTTTTCAGCTTTGGAAATATCGAGGCTATCGTGGCCACAGCCCACGCTGAAGAGTACGTGGGCGACCTTGCGATTCTGGTTCACAAGTTCAAGGAAATGGAAAACTATGACATTGTGATAGCCATAGTGAGAATGGAAGATAGGGTACACCTGATTGCGCGCAGCGGAGTTCCTGAAGTAAACGTCGGAGAGATTGCAGCGGAATTCGGCGGTGGTGGTCATCCATCAGCGGCAAGCGCTACGATAAGGGACTTGTCCTTATATGAAGTTAAAGATAGGGTATTCAACGAGCTACGCTCCAGGGCGCATCCCAAGCAGAAAGCGTCCGAGATCATGTCGCGACCCGTAATTACGGTTGGTCCTGAACAGACTATCGAGGAGGCCTCTGCTCTGCTGAGCCGATACCAGATCAGCTCGCTGCCCGTCGAAAAAAACCAGTCCGTTTTAGGAATACTCCATAGATCTGCAGTCGATAAAGCCCGACATCACGGACTGGAAAACCATCCGGTTTCAGACTTCATGAATCCAGGGGTTGTTTTTGTAACTTCTGACGAGTCCATAGACCGTGCTTTGAGAATTACTGTAGATGGTCGTCACCGATTGGTTCCGGTAATCGATGAAGGACAGATGGTAGGTGTAATATCGAGGAGTGACCTTCTCGAGCATCTGAAGCTTCCCCGAACCAGTGATTCCACCAGCCCGGACGACTACCCTGGTGGTCGGGAAAAACGAAAGAGTGTCAGGAAACTCCTTGATGAGAGGACACCGCAAAAGGTCCTGGATATTCTCAAGAAGGCTGGTCAGATTGCGGAAAATTTCAATTACGAAGTTTTCCTTGTGGGAGGAGCCGTTCGCGACCTACTTCTGAGAATTTACAATTTAGACATCGATCTGGTCGTCGAAGGCGATGGGATCCTTTTTGCAAAAGCCTTGGCGGAAACTTATCAAAACTGCCGCGTCCGCTGCCATGAAAAGTTTGGCACCGCGGTAATGTTGTTCGAAGATGGGTTCAAGATCGATGTGGCTACAGCTCGGCACGAGTATTATGAAAGTCCTGGAGCTTTGCCGCAAGTTGAAACAAGTTCGATCAAACGTGACTTATACCGCCGTGATTTTACGATCAACACACTTGCGATATGCCTCAACCCCCTTGAATGGGGATACCTGATAGATTTCTTCGGGGGTGTCAGGGACATAAAAGAAAGAGTAATCAGAGTTTTGCACAATCTGGCTTTCGTCGAGGATCCCACCCGAATTCTTAGAGCCATTCGATTTGCGAGCAGGTTCAATTTCAACATAGGCAAACACACGCTAGCTCTGATAAAGGGGGCTCTCAAGTTAGAGGTTTTTGACAGGGTTGAAGGAAAACGTCTTTTAAATGAGCTGCTCCACATACTTGACGAGAGGAATCCTTCCCCGGCCATCCAACAAATGTCAAGTATGGGCGTGCTCGATGCGCTGTGTCCGGGGTTGATTGTTAACAAAAAGATTGCTGATCTTGTGGAATCCGTGTCCGGTGTGCTTTCATGGTGGAAATACCTTTTCCTCAACGAAAGAATTGAAGCTTGGCTGGTTTATTTCTTGGCAATGACTGATTCATTGGATGAGTCGAATTTTCAATCTTTTGCGGCAAGGCTGTCGGCGCCGGATCCGGAAACGAAACGCCTGGTCAAAGAAAAACGGGAACTCAGATGGATGCTCGGTCTTTTAGAAAGGGACAAAATCGTAAAACCCAGTGAGATTTTTTTGGCGCTAAGCAAATTATCCATCGAGTCACTCCTGTTCATGATGGCAAAAGCGTCTCGAGAACCTGTTAGAAGAGCTATATCGGAATACATCATAACCCTCAGACATGTGAAACCTGTCATGACAGGAAAAGAACTCAAAGAGATGGGCTATCTTCCGGGTCCTATATTTGGCTCCATTTTGAACTCATTAAGAGAGGCTCGATTGGACGGTTTCGTTAAGAATTTGGAGGAAGAAAAGAAATTTGTAACAACGTTTTTCCCTCAAAAGGGACAAATTATTAAGAAAAGTTTAAGAGAAAATTAG
- a CDS encoding pyruvate carboxylase subunit B, giving the protein MENQSTKTVKIFDITLRDGSQSKVATRIKLDDLLRVATRLADSGIYGAETWGGATFDVCVRYLREDPWERARKLKEVMPNVKNMMLIRGQNLVAYSNFPDDVVQKFVECSARNGIDVFRIFDALDDVRNHEMVIKAVKSVGKIAEGAICYTISPVHTIEKFVSKARQLEDKGVDQIAIKDMAGLIDPQTAFALVTGLKKAVKVPIHLHTHDNCGMGMMSALKAVEAGCEMIDSVLSPFSGGTGHPCTESLVFSLERFGYNTGCDLKKLTKAAEEAKAVRGFYSEFEAPYSGVDCKMLVTQIPGGVMSNLASQLRLQNALDRLDEIVDEIPRVREDLGFIPLVTPTSQIVVSQATFNVLLGRYKIIANHTANLLKGMYGETPAPVNKELQERVLKGEKPISIRPAELLPPMWPELEAKFPGLTDEELLIYAIFPHEAAGYFAEKAKK; this is encoded by the coding sequence ATGGAAAATCAGAGCACCAAGACGGTTAAAATTTTTGACATCACTCTTAGAGATGGATCTCAGAGCAAAGTCGCTACCAGAATCAAGCTGGATGATTTGCTAAGGGTTGCGACTAGACTTGCGGATAGCGGGATTTATGGAGCTGAAACCTGGGGTGGCGCAACCTTTGACGTTTGCGTTCGTTATTTGAGGGAAGATCCTTGGGAACGAGCCCGTAAACTTAAAGAGGTGATGCCTAACGTGAAGAACATGATGTTGATCCGTGGTCAGAACCTCGTCGCTTATTCCAATTTTCCGGATGATGTCGTTCAAAAATTTGTCGAGTGCTCTGCAAGGAATGGCATTGATGTATTCAGGATCTTCGACGCTCTTGACGACGTGAGAAATCACGAGATGGTTATAAAGGCGGTCAAGTCTGTCGGGAAGATCGCTGAAGGAGCCATTTGCTACACAATAAGCCCCGTGCACACTATTGAAAAATTTGTCTCCAAGGCCCGTCAACTTGAAGACAAAGGTGTAGACCAGATAGCCATCAAGGATATGGCGGGCCTGATAGATCCCCAAACCGCTTTTGCACTGGTTACCGGCCTGAAAAAGGCTGTCAAAGTGCCAATTCATCTTCATACACATGACAATTGCGGCATGGGCATGATGTCTGCCCTGAAGGCCGTAGAAGCGGGATGTGAAATGATAGACTCTGTCCTGAGTCCATTCTCCGGAGGTACTGGTCACCCTTGCACTGAATCACTTGTCTTTTCTCTCGAGCGTTTCGGCTATAACACAGGATGTGACCTGAAAAAACTGACGAAGGCAGCGGAAGAAGCAAAGGCCGTAAGAGGCTTTTACAGCGAATTCGAGGCGCCTTACAGTGGAGTTGATTGCAAAATGCTTGTGACCCAGATTCCGGGTGGTGTCATGTCAAACCTGGCCAGCCAACTCAGACTTCAGAACGCCCTTGATCGGCTGGATGAAATAGTCGATGAAATCCCAAGGGTTAGAGAGGACCTCGGATTTATTCCTCTGGTGACGCCAACTTCTCAAATTGTAGTGTCTCAAGCGACTTTCAATGTGCTGTTGGGCCGCTACAAGATAATCGCAAATCATACGGCAAACCTGTTGAAGGGGATGTATGGCGAGACGCCTGCTCCTGTGAACAAAGAATTACAGGAAAGGGTTCTAAAAGGCGAAAAACCTATTTCAATAAGACCGGCCGAGTTGTTGCCTCCCATGTGGCCGGAATTGGAAGCCAAATTTCCGGGGCTTACTGACGAAGAACTGCTCATTTACGCGATCTTTCCTCACGAAGCGGCTGGATATTTTGCGGAAAAGGCCAAGAAATAA
- a CDS encoding glycosyltransferase family 1 protein gives MKLIVDGRCIPNQLDGTGRVAINLIRALSDADQNLSLQVLIRSDLSKEIRRKIPDSIEVLDIPYRHIHPYTVFGLGKEIDKLGADIFYSPHMLQPILMKTPGVITIHDTMWFDQTWTQAQGKPLRMIAGKIYFRGLVELSVRKAHKIIVPSKSTCHDLSSFWPNRIKDCHVVYHGVDQLFRQSPDKQLAADKLNYCGLAGKKFFLHITNGKPYKNTPRVIEAFLNVADELDLSIAIVGRRSAFTDSILSLISASRTKERVKFLGSVDDQDLAVLFHAARGLIFPSLFEGFGLPVIEAMSCGCPVIASDKGSLGEVSGNCALTVNPESTEEISEAILALEKDDSLREFLIEKGLKRAGEFSWDKSATKIIKILHQV, from the coding sequence ATGAAGCTCATAGTTGATGGAAGATGTATACCTAATCAACTGGACGGAACCGGACGGGTCGCCATCAATTTGATAAGGGCCCTTTCCGACGCTGATCAGAATCTTTCTCTCCAGGTTTTGATACGATCAGATCTTTCGAAAGAGATTAGAAGAAAAATCCCGGATTCAATAGAAGTTCTGGATATTCCCTATCGCCACATCCATCCTTACACCGTCTTTGGCCTTGGCAAGGAAATTGACAAACTTGGGGCCGACATATTTTATAGCCCTCATATGCTCCAGCCTATTTTGATGAAAACTCCAGGGGTGATAACCATACATGACACAATGTGGTTTGATCAGACATGGACGCAAGCTCAGGGCAAACCTCTAAGAATGATCGCTGGAAAAATTTATTTCCGTGGTCTTGTGGAATTATCCGTAAGAAAAGCCCACAAGATAATTGTCCCTTCAAAATCGACTTGTCACGATCTTTCAAGTTTTTGGCCTAACCGTATTAAAGACTGCCATGTGGTCTACCACGGCGTAGACCAATTGTTCCGACAATCGCCTGATAAACAGTTGGCTGCGGATAAACTCAACTATTGTGGACTTGCCGGCAAGAAGTTCTTTTTGCATATCACCAACGGAAAGCCATATAAAAATACACCTCGTGTTATTGAAGCGTTCCTGAACGTTGCCGACGAGTTGGACTTATCCATTGCCATAGTAGGCCGTAGAAGCGCCTTCACCGATTCAATCCTGTCTCTGATATCCGCGAGTCGAACCAAGGAACGGGTGAAATTTCTTGGCTCTGTGGATGACCAAGACTTGGCGGTCCTATTTCATGCAGCCAGAGGCCTCATCTTTCCTTCTTTGTTCGAAGGCTTTGGACTACCTGTGATAGAGGCCATGTCTTGCGGTTGTCCTGTAATAGCTTCAGATAAGGGCTCGCTTGGTGAGGTTTCAGGAAACTGCGCGTTGACAGTAAATCCCGAGAGTACGGAAGAAATCTCTGAGGCAATACTGGCGCTGGAAAAGGACGACTCCTTGAGGGAATTCTTGATCGAAAAAGGATTGAAAAGGGCTGGGGAATTCTCTTGGGACAAATCGGCAACGAAAATCATCAAGATCCTTCATCAGGTATGA
- a CDS encoding DUF1615 family protein produces MSQPTASESSALEMHFRRVRDAEIVEHQYAVDQEEERAIANVRELDPGNAGRWLAGFISAKPLSCPVKERTEWVDAILYAVQKNGLPLCKEILGLTASIISIESSFRADPAVADSSKAETISGQLERAEKELFQKYGTWLAIPPVPQLYQRYKDRYYPELLQCRTEGEVESVARHIADDLKRDVSVLPDFMRGLVNKEIDKVAHVVRTKGSMQLNFPRARQLMKERGESFTDQELTDYIYTIPGGVDVGVAALKPMFMQYAATYGSTSDLAWLFFVGMDYNYGPFSSRNMVEQIRIRDLSSFMDLQIDGDLLQYDDKGRPSPKESESLRATSVAFPALPKHKIFDSFLLEKEPHYIYSDIHHAILTQHASRFGPTPFAVIGDLWMGENSQIKHGITFRTKTYLNKLDKYLNAIPWDN; encoded by the coding sequence ATGTCACAACCGACCGCATCAGAGTCATCGGCGCTGGAAATGCATTTCAGACGAGTTAGAGACGCTGAAATTGTTGAACATCAATATGCTGTGGACCAGGAAGAGGAGAGGGCCATTGCAAACGTGCGCGAGCTGGATCCTGGGAATGCCGGAAGGTGGTTAGCCGGCTTTATCTCTGCTAAACCGCTTAGTTGTCCTGTGAAAGAGCGCACAGAGTGGGTCGACGCGATTTTGTACGCCGTCCAGAAAAATGGTTTGCCCCTGTGTAAGGAAATATTAGGGCTAACGGCCTCAATAATATCGATCGAATCGAGTTTTCGGGCAGATCCGGCGGTTGCCGACTCTTCAAAGGCCGAGACTATATCAGGCCAGCTTGAGCGTGCGGAGAAAGAGCTTTTCCAAAAGTATGGAACGTGGTTGGCCATTCCTCCTGTGCCTCAGCTATATCAAAGATACAAGGACAGATATTATCCTGAACTTTTACAATGTCGAACTGAAGGAGAGGTCGAAAGTGTAGCCAGACATATTGCGGATGATCTAAAACGAGATGTTTCCGTCTTGCCGGATTTCATGAGAGGGTTGGTTAACAAAGAGATCGACAAGGTTGCACACGTCGTTAGGACGAAAGGATCCATGCAACTCAATTTTCCCAGGGCCAGGCAATTGATGAAGGAGAGGGGCGAGAGTTTCACTGACCAGGAATTGACCGATTATATATATACTATTCCAGGCGGAGTTGATGTTGGGGTTGCGGCTCTGAAACCCATGTTCATGCAATATGCGGCAACCTATGGTTCGACCTCGGATCTTGCATGGCTATTTTTTGTAGGTATGGATTACAACTATGGTCCTTTTTCCAGTCGGAACATGGTTGAACAGATACGTATCAGGGACTTATCTTCCTTTATGGATCTTCAAATCGATGGAGACCTGCTTCAATATGATGATAAGGGAAGACCGTCCCCCAAAGAATCCGAGTCCCTTCGAGCCACATCAGTCGCTTTCCCCGCACTACCCAAACACAAGATTTTTGATTCTTTTCTCCTTGAAAAAGAGCCTCACTATATTTACTCGGACATACATCACGCGATTCTTACTCAACATGCCTCCCGTTTTGGCCCGACCCCTTTTGCGGTTATAGGTGATTTGTGGATGGGAGAAAATTCTCAGATCAAGCACGGAATTACATTTAGGACGAAGACCTATCTGAACAAGCTTGACAAGTACCTTAACGCCATCCCCTGGGACAACTGA
- a CDS encoding RNA polymerase factor sigma-32: MTYPVAINQLDQFLTQVRSIKPLSAEREFDLAVRYRESGDVEAAHELVVSHLPFVVKIAFQYRHYMLPVQDLIQEGSVGLMKAVKRFDPDKGYRLVSFAIWWVKAYIKNFILKSWNLVKLGTTQAQRKLFFRIGDIGEHKDGESRAERIDKLARELNVKTDDVIEVEARVKAREWSLNEALGDDKDFTAIEMLQDESDNQEIRMMAKESEKELHEVTGKALSKLDDRERFIVEKRFMDDTPWTLQRLGEHFGTSRERMRQIEKRALGKLKRELSTTLTEAPAY, translated from the coding sequence ATGACCTATCCTGTAGCGATCAATCAACTCGATCAGTTTTTGACTCAGGTCCGCTCTATCAAACCTCTTTCAGCGGAGCGAGAATTCGATCTTGCCGTTCGGTATAGAGAATCTGGAGACGTCGAGGCGGCTCACGAACTAGTCGTGTCACATCTGCCTTTTGTGGTGAAGATCGCATTTCAGTATCGACACTATATGTTGCCTGTCCAGGACCTGATTCAGGAGGGTTCTGTCGGCTTGATGAAAGCCGTTAAACGGTTTGATCCGGACAAGGGTTACCGTCTGGTGTCTTTTGCCATATGGTGGGTTAAGGCATATATAAAGAACTTCATTCTGAAATCGTGGAACCTGGTTAAACTCGGCACTACTCAGGCCCAACGGAAGCTTTTCTTCCGAATTGGTGACATCGGTGAACATAAGGACGGCGAATCCAGAGCCGAACGTATTGATAAGCTGGCCCGGGAACTTAATGTAAAAACTGACGACGTCATAGAAGTTGAGGCTCGTGTGAAGGCCAGAGAATGGTCCTTAAACGAGGCTCTCGGCGATGACAAGGATTTCACCGCCATCGAAATGCTTCAAGATGAATCCGATAATCAGGAAATCAGGATGATGGCCAAGGAGTCTGAGAAGGAATTGCATGAAGTTACCGGAAAGGCGTTGAGTAAGCTCGACGATAGAGAGCGTTTCATAGTTGAAAAAAGGTTCATGGATGACACTCCGTGGACTTTGCAAAGACTTGGTGAGCATTTCGGCACAAGCCGGGAACGTATGAGACAAATAGAAAAACGAGCTTTGGGAAAATTGAAGCGGGAATTGTCCACTACTCTTACTGAAGCCCCTGCATATTGA
- a CDS encoding Hsp20/alpha crystallin family protein: MRSQLYSLGREMDSLFNGLSQSSSAWTAAPWRDSRLMPLLNVKETVESFTVTCEMPGMKIDDLEIKIDGETLTLKGERRPDPTIAGGRYHRRERVTGCFQRSIRLPRKIDEDAVTASCRNGVLKVTLLKERKPLTRQIKITAE, encoded by the coding sequence ATGAGAAGTCAATTGTATAGCTTGGGTAGAGAAATGGATAGCCTTTTTAACGGTCTGTCACAAAGCTCAAGCGCCTGGACCGCGGCTCCATGGAGAGACTCAAGACTCATGCCGCTTTTGAATGTCAAAGAAACGGTTGAGAGTTTCACAGTCACCTGTGAGATGCCGGGAATGAAGATTGATGATCTTGAGATAAAAATTGACGGAGAAACCTTGACGTTAAAAGGGGAGCGTAGGCCGGATCCTACGATTGCAGGCGGACGATACCACAGACGTGAAAGAGTGACGGGTTGTTTTCAGAGAAGTATCCGGTTGCCTAGAAAAATCGATGAGGACGCTGTGACTGCCTCGTGCAGAAATGGGGTTCTCAAGGTGACGCTGCTGAAAGAGCGGAAGCCTTTAACCAGGCAAATAAAGATAACAGCGGAGTAA
- the bioB gene encoding biotin synthase BioB, which yields MTMDENSLATLIEEIEERILAGGKIERYESELLLSVSDSLLIKLAAAADHLRITFKGNKFDSCSLINAKSGLCSEDCVFCAQSAKHKSAGDVYPLRSTEEILNAAKAAKAFGAGRFCTVTSGGALNDKDFAVLIDSIKTVKSEVDIQLDASLGFLDENRAAELFGAGITRYNHNLESCREYYPSVCSTHSYEKRVETVKVVKSKGVSACCGGIIGLGETPFQRIELAFTLAELGVDCVPINILNPRPGTPLQYAEPPEPMEIIKTIALFRLILPHATIKIAGGRERNLGDFQGLALRAGANGMIIGGYLTTCGRSVEDDLKMVRQAGFEVILPC from the coding sequence ATGACTATGGATGAAAACTCATTGGCTACACTGATTGAAGAAATTGAAGAGAGAATTCTTGCGGGTGGCAAGATAGAAAGATACGAGTCGGAACTACTGTTGTCCGTTTCTGATAGCCTTTTGATCAAACTGGCGGCCGCGGCCGATCACCTGAGAATAACGTTCAAGGGAAACAAGTTCGACTCATGCTCCCTCATAAACGCCAAGTCAGGCCTGTGTTCGGAAGACTGCGTCTTTTGCGCCCAATCAGCCAAGCACAAAAGCGCTGGTGATGTCTACCCCTTGCGTTCAACAGAGGAAATACTGAATGCGGCTAAAGCGGCCAAGGCGTTCGGCGCTGGAAGGTTCTGCACGGTAACTAGCGGCGGGGCTTTGAACGACAAAGATTTCGCCGTGTTGATAGACTCCATCAAGACTGTGAAATCCGAAGTAGACATCCAGCTCGACGCCTCCTTGGGATTTCTCGATGAAAACAGGGCCGCTGAATTGTTTGGAGCAGGCATTACAAGGTACAATCACAATCTGGAATCCTGTCGGGAATACTATCCTTCAGTCTGTTCTACACATAGTTATGAGAAACGCGTCGAAACAGTGAAGGTTGTCAAGAGCAAAGGAGTCTCAGCTTGCTGTGGTGGCATAATCGGCCTTGGCGAAACTCCCTTCCAGAGAATTGAACTGGCGTTCACACTCGCTGAACTTGGCGTGGATTGCGTTCCCATAAATATCCTGAATCCGAGACCCGGCACTCCTCTTCAGTATGCAGAGCCACCTGAGCCTATGGAGATCATTAAGACCATAGCGTTGTTCAGGCTCATTCTCCCCCACGCGACCATAAAAATAGCAGGAGGCAGAGAGCGTAATCTGGGAGACTTTCAGGGTTTGGCCCTCAGAGCGGGGGCAAACGGTATGATAATAGGAGGTTATCTGACTACCTGTGGCCGGTCAGTGGAAGATGATCTTAAAATGGTGAGGCAAGCGGGATTTGAGGTCATCCTCCCATGTTAA
- a CDS encoding radical SAM protein, giving the protein MKTALFVQLPPPRFDFQDQGANIPLAAGLLVSSLKTGLHSGIKVEILDSYTVDVFCDVGIIRNIVNRAPDILAISLYLWNSQRSLFIASAVRRLLPNLKVMVGGPEVSTDNDWVLRHPAVDMAVMGEGEAQFEDALRQLSSGTSGKQRGKQIPCLAATIFRPGNENQTDWDLGLSSNPYIDGTIEPSLNGSIFLETVRGCPFKCRYCYYHKAFRSVRAYPLSLVDKALDFAYSRDNSVKEIYLMDPTFNARPDFRDILKLMVRLREQKDLRVHTELRSDLLLEGDIQLFKDAGLVSAEIGLQSVNPKVLALAGRSGDPEKVLDKTAELARSGIDVTTGIILGLPGDDPVGFSATMKRLKETGAFSVIQPFTLAVLPGSDFRRESGSLGLHYDSRPPYYLHESTTFSAESMKSSLDEFEDTFDMELDHIGLPSLVEFGKEHGGFGESNNYVSKWIISSDGLLTVSRMTWMFERATNPFTIWFKGDDASKSYSSIINLVSTFLDHNPHTVLHIVLEFNGGISREFLRNLSESSANPETYTNKAFFPLYPKGSIVSPNVIVIVPLPETSYALERIKNYYTTDATVVWRADISKITDYRNLTVPMLITGPIPSQETLKRSLEKDLRKMAGELLEEIMFLSADAQNWWDRDVRGISMESRLAERIVKT; this is encoded by the coding sequence ATGAAAACAGCGCTATTTGTTCAATTACCACCACCAAGATTTGATTTTCAGGACCAAGGGGCGAACATCCCTTTGGCGGCCGGATTACTGGTGTCTTCTCTGAAGACGGGACTCCATTCGGGGATCAAAGTCGAAATACTTGATTCTTATACAGTTGATGTGTTTTGTGACGTTGGGATAATTCGGAACATAGTGAACCGAGCCCCGGATATTTTGGCTATTTCTCTGTACTTGTGGAATTCACAAAGAAGTCTCTTCATAGCGTCCGCGGTAAGACGCCTTTTGCCCAATCTGAAAGTTATGGTAGGCGGACCGGAAGTGTCAACGGACAACGATTGGGTTTTACGCCACCCTGCGGTTGATATGGCGGTCATGGGGGAAGGGGAAGCTCAATTTGAGGATGCTCTGCGTCAACTTTCCAGTGGTACATCGGGAAAGCAGAGGGGAAAACAAATCCCTTGCCTAGCCGCTACGATTTTCAGGCCAGGAAACGAGAATCAGACAGACTGGGATCTCGGCCTTTCCTCAAATCCGTATATAGATGGAACAATTGAACCGTCTCTCAATGGTTCAATATTCCTGGAAACAGTTCGAGGTTGCCCTTTTAAATGCAGGTATTGCTATTATCACAAGGCCTTTCGCTCCGTCAGAGCATATCCACTGTCCCTTGTGGACAAGGCGCTGGATTTTGCCTATTCAAGGGACAACTCTGTAAAAGAAATTTATCTTATGGACCCAACGTTCAATGCCAGACCCGACTTTCGCGATATTCTGAAATTAATGGTCCGTTTACGAGAGCAAAAGGATCTTCGTGTTCACACAGAATTGAGGTCGGATCTGCTCCTGGAAGGAGACATACAGCTTTTCAAGGATGCCGGGCTTGTGTCTGCGGAGATTGGGCTTCAGAGTGTGAATCCTAAAGTCCTGGCCTTGGCCGGCCGTTCCGGAGATCCGGAAAAGGTGCTGGATAAGACGGCTGAATTGGCTCGGTCCGGAATTGACGTCACTACCGGGATTATTCTGGGATTACCGGGAGACGATCCTGTGGGTTTTTCAGCGACCATGAAACGACTCAAAGAGACCGGGGCGTTTTCCGTAATCCAGCCTTTTACCCTCGCGGTGTTGCCGGGGTCTGATTTTCGCCGGGAATCCGGATCTCTTGGACTTCATTATGACAGTAGACCTCCATATTACTTGCATGAGTCGACAACTTTCTCGGCGGAATCGATGAAAAGCAGCCTAGATGAGTTTGAAGATACATTTGACATGGAACTTGATCATATCGGGCTTCCTTCTCTGGTGGAGTTTGGCAAGGAGCATGGAGGGTTTGGAGAGTCGAACAACTATGTCAGCAAGTGGATTATTAGTTCGGATGGTCTTCTCACGGTCTCACGTATGACATGGATGTTTGAACGGGCTACAAACCCCTTCACCATCTGGTTTAAAGGAGACGATGCGTCAAAATCCTACAGCTCCATCATCAATCTTGTGTCGACTTTCCTGGATCATAACCCTCACACGGTATTGCACATTGTGCTGGAGTTCAACGGTGGGATTTCACGGGAATTTCTTAGAAATCTTTCGGAATCGAGCGCCAATCCTGAAACCTATACCAACAAGGCGTTTTTCCCTTTATACCCAAAAGGATCAATTGTTTCGCCTAACGTGATCGTCATTGTTCCTTTGCCTGAAACCAGCTATGCTCTTGAACGAATAAAAAATTATTATACGACGGACGCCACGGTCGTATGGAGAGCGGACATTTCCAAAATTACGGATTATCGAAATCTCACCGTACCAATGCTTATTACAGGCCCAATTCCGTCCCAAGAGACTCTAAAGCGCTCTTTGGAAAAGGATCTCAGAAAAATGGCTGGAGAGCTGTTGGAAGAGATCATGTTTCTGAGCGCTGACGCCCAAAATTGGTGGGATCGTGACGTACGCGGGATCTCCATGGAGTCGAGACTGGCCGAGAGAATCGTTAAAACATGA